In Astatotilapia calliptera chromosome 20, fAstCal1.2, whole genome shotgun sequence, one genomic interval encodes:
- the LOC113013706 gene encoding uncharacterized protein LOC113013706 — MAGETAQRFTNLLPAFLTNKKAICKSVMDELRRTGKSPTDMANQINELMHLKYERAHLTYLHATGSVWDSEAGAHGQRTIGQFLRKENKPQEFRSYEDPHAWCGVSVSSHYLTDCLLDEFRRQHPAISKLLQGTFGHISRSDHIRKVARKVMLASGVMSSYSIMNENWLIVSWVMVQSDTERSLEPMYQGMAKRYSDAGVEKAGYHWVERDCCAPFKIPDCIPVENLSWDA; from the exons ATGGCTGGAGAAACTGCCCAAAGGTTTACCAACCTTCTCCCTGCTTTTCTTACAAACAAAAAGGCCATCTGCAAGTCTGTTATGGATGAGCTCAGGAGGACTGGCAAATCTCCAACAGACATGGCAAACCAAATAAATGAACTCATGCACCTCAAGTACGAGCGAGCTCACCTGACGTACCTCCATGCCACAGGATCGGTCTGGGATTCTGAGGCAGGAGCTCATGGACAGAGGACCATTGGGCAGTTCCTGAGGAAGGAAAATAAGCCACAGGAGTTCAGGTCTTATGAAGACCCACATGCCTGGTGTGGCGTCTCTGTGTCCAGCCATTACCTGACTGACTGCCTGCTCGACGAATTCCGACGTCAACATCCAGCCATATCCAAACTCCTCCAGGGCACTTTTGGCCACATTTCCAGGTCTGACCACATCAGGAAGGTGGCACGAAAAGTCATGCTGGCATCTGGGGTCATGTCCAGTTATTCCATAATGAATGAAAACTGGCTGATTGTTTCGTGGGTCATGGTTCAGTCTGACACAGAAAGGTCCTTGGAGCCCATGTACCAGGGAATGGCCAAGAGGTACAGTGATGCAGGAGTGGAAAAGGCCGGCTACCACTGGGTGGAAAG GGATTGCTGTGCTCCATTTAAGATCCCAGACTGCATCCCTGTCGAAAATCTATCGTGGGATGCCTGA